The Megalops cyprinoides isolate fMegCyp1 chromosome 10, fMegCyp1.pri, whole genome shotgun sequence genome window below encodes:
- the sbk3 gene encoding uncharacterized serine/threonine-protein kinase SBK3 produces MTAATQQLDELCYLTAQSLTSLETSDHFQIIKLLGEGSYGKVMLAVHRKRGTPMALKFFPRGSTSLLSFLREYNLSLTFCTHPSLTRALGIVFSTPSYYIFAQQAGLYGDLYDVIVGEEPMSEECVQRVVSQLSGAISHLHSLGFVHRDIKPENIFLWDKACRWVKLGDFGLARPQGTLVRAVWYDSPYCVPEVEVAKEKEEKVDREDTVGDGDSRDSAKREGDEVEENKKKKKKKKKKEVIWISVEPSIDSWALGILIYCMLTGCFPWEESTSDDPGYRQYKEWFERQTDSEEGSSSGTQGEWRETENLKGKREDIMRLGEGKRETGENGELDPNPIAPQFEVFSPLALSLFRQLLNPKPEHRAGPDEALGYLGGAWLLETEKEEKRRIREAEEEARKIREGGGVGEEKEREGRGER; encoded by the exons GCGGCTACGCAGCAACTAGATGAGCTGTGTTATCTGACAGCCCAGTCTCTGACATCACTGGAAACGTCAGACCACTTTCAGATCATCAAGCTACTGGGCGAGGGGTCGTATGGCAAGGTCATGCTGGCAGTTCACAGGAAGAGAG GTACTCCCATGGCCTTGAAATTCTTCCCACGTGGATCCACCTCGCTTCTCTCCTTCCTGCGCGAATACAACCTGTCTCTTACTTTTTGTACCCATCCGTCTCTCACGAGAGCGCTGGGAATCGTCTTCTCTACTCCATCGTACTACATCTTCGCTCAGCAGGCGGGGCTCTACGGGGACCTCTACGATGTCATTGTCGGAGAG gagCCTATGTCAGAGGAATGTGTGCAGCGAGTGGTGTCCCAGCTGAGCGGAGCCATCTCCCACCTCCACTCCCTGGGCTTTGTCCATAGAGACATCAAGCCGGAGAACATCTTTCTGTGGGACAAAGCCTGCCGCTGGGTCAAACTGGGCGACTTTGGGCTGGCTAGACCCCAGGGAACCCTGGTCCGGGCGGTGTGGTATGACTCTCCATACTGTGTTCCGGAGGTGGAGGTGGCAAAGGAGAAGGAAGAAAAGGTGGACAGGGAGGACACGGTGGGAGACGGTGACAGCAGGGACTCCGCGAAGAGAGAGGGTGACGAAGTAGAGgagaacaagaagaagaagaaaaagaagaagaagaaggaggtCATTTGGATCTCAGTGGAGCCTAGCATTGACAGCTGGGCTCTGGGGATCCTGATATACTGCATGCTGACTGGATGCTTCCCTTGGGAGGAGAGCACCTCCGATGACCCGGGTTACAGGCAATACAAGGAGTGGTTcgaaaggcagacagacagcgaGGAAGGAAGCAGCTCCGGCACACAGGgagaatggagagagacagagaacctgaaggggaaaagagaggaCATCATGCGTctgggggagggaaagagagagaccggTGAAAACGGGGAGCTTGACCCCAATCCAATCGCCCCCCAGTTTGAGGTCTTCAGCCCTCTGGCGCTCTCTCTGTTCCGGCAGCTGCTGAACCCCAAACCAGAGCACCGGGCTGGGCCGGACGAGGCCCTGGGGTACCTGGGCGGGGCCTGGCTACttgaaacagagaaagaggaaaagagacgTATAAGGGAAGCAGAGGAGGAAGCAAGGAAAATacgagagggagggggagtgggggaggagaaggagagggaaggtAGAGGAGAGAGATAA